A region from the Flavobacteriales bacterium genome encodes:
- the rsfS gene encoding ribosome silencing factor — translation MKKAKGAPKSVQLADAIVLGIQEVKGRDIVTLDLRNVPNSVADVFVICHGDSERQVQAIAESVAKFTREKADQKPWHTEGERNGEWVLIDYVDVVVHVFHKNKRAFYGLEDLWADAARRTYPNVA, via the coding sequence ATGAAGAAAGCCAAGGGCGCGCCCAAGAGCGTCCAACTCGCCGACGCCATCGTGCTAGGCATACAAGAAGTGAAAGGACGCGACATCGTGACCCTTGACCTGCGCAACGTGCCCAACAGCGTGGCTGACGTGTTCGTCATCTGCCACGGCGACAGCGAGCGCCAGGTGCAGGCCATTGCCGAGAGCGTGGCCAAGTTCACCCGTGAGAAGGCCGACCAGAAGCCCTGGCACACCGAGGGCGAACGCAATGGCGAGTGGGTGCTCATCGATTACGTGGACGTGGTGGTCCACGTCTTCCACAAGAACAAACGTGCGTTCTACGGCCTTGAAGACCTTTGGGCCGATGCCGCACGCCGCACATACCCGAACGTAGCGTGA